One Drechmeria coniospora strain ARSEF 6962 chromosome 01, whole genome shotgun sequence genomic region harbors:
- a CDS encoding Flavin monooxygenase-like protein: MEKIKVAVIGLGPAGLTAVKALREEGFDVIAFERRDRVGGVWSYSQDTNFTIVTRGTVANVSKFVASLKSPELSTFSGFSDFPIPDEYPPYMTGDQVAEYFEAYAQNFGLEDCVKFKTTVRRVLRDDHDRKWNVHFTSADGVDHVIVVDKVVVGSGSNTTALWPPLPGRSLFEGTVLHGQSYRGPEPFADRRVLVVGMGNTACEISLSLIGHASRVYQSYRRGRYLVPRFLDSGVPSDCSNPWPMLCLQDMLDYRLPGLAGPLVDRDARRAMVCHTVNTSPSIAKLGGHSDRAKRKRAEEQITRCWRLLPCASMAHVHPIAQDHFIPALHAGHVIPLHSFERFVGASAVRLNNDTDIEVDAVIFCTGYALDFGILPELEMDGACGLPLVTAGEVFGAETLVKGPGEDSSTGSGATGKEPHLPRLFHNIFPPRWASSLAILSWMSPIQTAWCVAELASMAVSQLWAAEAERERGLGHPPISVRGRHRKPARLPSEAEMNAAVDGYHTWWRRQRAKEPSAHPGLVRTHTLYRFLHNKAGTGMYDHLDHPFTLRGWQLRCKDGQLFRWLAKGPANSYAWRLFETNPAGIPGCGRRTWVGARNAVEDAYVVYEQYKRDVEDHELRRRATEGTACTV, translated from the exons ATGGAGAAAATCAAGGTCGCCGTCATTGGCCTCG GACCTGCCGGGTTGACGGCAGTCAAGGCTTTGCGAGAAGAGGGCTTTGACGTCATTGCCTTTGAGCGCCGTGACAGGGTTGGTGGTGTGTGGTCCTACAGCCAGGATACCAACTTCACGATCGTCACAAGGGGCACCGTCGCCAACGTCAGCAAGTTTGTGGCAAGTCTCAAAAGCCCTGAGCTATCTACCTTT TCTGGCTTTAGCGACTTTCCAATTCCCGATG AGTATCCCCCCTATATGACTGGGGATCAGGTGGCCGAATACTTTGAGGCATACGCGCAAAACTTCGGCTTGGAAGATTGCGTCAAGTTCAAAACAACGGTTCGGCGCGTGCTCCGGGATGACCATGACCGGAAATGGAATGTCCATTTCACCAgtgccgacggcgttgaCCACGTCATTGTCGTTGACAAGGTTGTCGTCGGCAGTGGCTCCAACACGACTGCCCTCTGGCCTCCGCTTCCAGGGAGGAGCCTGTTCGAAGGCACTGTTCTGCATGGGCAGAGTTATCGGGG CCCGGAGCCGTTTGCTGACCGCAGGGttcttgtcgtcggcatggGCAACACGGCGTGCGAGATATCGCTCAGCCTAATCGGCCACGCATCTAGAGTCTATCAGTCATACCGCCGCGGACGCTACCTAGTGCCGCGCTTTCTCGACAGCGGCGTTCCATCCGACTGCAGCAACCCCTGGCCGATGCTGTGTCTGCAAGACATGCTCGACTACCGGCTACCGGGTCTCGCCGGTCCGCTCGTCGATCGTGACGCGCGAAGAGCCATGGTATGTCATACGGTGAACACTTCTCCCTCAATTGCCAAACTTGGGGGCCATTCGGATAGGGCCAAGCGGAAGCGAGCTGAGGAACAGATAACGAGGTGCTGGCGTTTGCTACCCTGCGCCAGCATGGCACACGTCCACCCGATAGCCCAGGATCACTTTATTCCAGCTCTTCATGCCGGACACGTCATCCCCCTGCACAGCTTCGAGAGGTTCGTTGGCGCGAGCGCGGTTAGGCTCAACAACGACACCGACAtcgaggtcgatgccgtcatCTTCTGCACCGGCTACGCGCTCGACTTTGGCATACTTCCTGAGTTAGAAATGGATGGTGCGTGCGGCCTGCCACTTgtgacggccggcgaggtgtTTGGCGCCGAAACATTGGTGAAAGGGCCAGGAGAAGACTCTAGCACAGGCTCAGGTGCAACGGGCAAAGAGCCTCACCTTCCCCGACTGTTCCACAACATCTTTCCGCCGCGATGGGCTTCGTCTTTAGCCATACTCAGCTGGATGTCGCCAATACAAACGGCCTGGTGCGTAGCCGAGCTTGCGTCCATGGCCGTGTCACAGCTctgggcggccgaggcggaacGCGAGCGGGGCCTCGGGCACCCTCCGATCTCCGTTCGCGGCCGTCATCGGAAGCCCGCCAGGCTACCGTCCGAAGCCGAGATGAACGCGGCGGTCGACGGATACCACACCTGGTGGCGCCGACAGCGAGCCAAGGAGCCATCCGCGCATCCCGGTCTCGTACGCACCCACACACTTTACCGCTTTCTCCATAACAAGGCTGGCACTGGTATGTACGATCACCTCGACCATCCCTTCACGCTCCGCGGTTGGCAGCTGCGATGCAAGGACGGCCAGCTGTTCCGGTGGTTGGCAAAGGGACCGGCAAACAGCTACGCCTGGCGCTTATTCGAGACGAACCCTGCAGGGATCCCCGGATGCGGGAGGCGGACCTGGGTCGGTGCGCGAAACGCCGTGGAAGACGCG TACGTCGTATATGAACAGTACAAGCGGGATGTGGAGGACCATGAATTGCGAAGACGGGCCACGGAGGGGACGGCGTGCACAGTCTAG
- a CDS encoding cytochrome P450 monooxygenase has product MNGRNRQESQAGPPTSNSTRSFWHREPSGRLLGHVTTETLPSAAEVVIIGSGMTGAFAARELLAAGLRVVMLEAREACSGATGRNGGHCQPGVWDSALEVARFELATFDMIENLVKDNGIDCDWHAVGGVHVILSPPVLEAARAQIERLQQYADLRDKAVLVVDKEQLRKLRIHQAIAAVYQPKAAKCWPYKLISWLLEKLLDDYDASTFNLQTNTPVLRLEKPPGSAWVLHTQRGVIRARQVLLATNGYTSHLLPAMTGLILPVRGQVSALVPPVRSTPLSHSYVWLNGADHQYLIQQGSSDSHSSCNGDQYLIFGGERLVVPGGEVGISNDNVVDPVIGQALRKGLDGIVELRDGEERSESHAENTKELHASYEWTGIMGYSRDSSPWVGRVPPSLLTELAVDKESNSEGVAGGLWISAGYTGHGMPVAARCGVAVAEMMVGKECLVQAELPPQWRKNAWKKFQEWHRIYGPVVHLRLGQITVILLGSHEVAREVLTKRSTIYSSRPRLVVAGDCIAKGMDAALLPDGPRWKKFRGIQTSVLNARKTKLYRPLQELESLQLLFNLLFTDNNLEAEFERFSSSLVSTLLYGRRFVSRCSPEFLQRKKTLAAVFQSTLLGSWLVDSFPFLHYLPRPLARWKMMGDELHEQQTQLYGEYFHNALSTNSWNWCKQTASSDTSVSERELSFVLGDLFGAGTRTTAGSLSVAVLACASYPETMRRLQEDIDTQVGINRLPNLDDLIPLAYLQAFCQEVFRWRPAIPGGAAHSALRDDEYRGFFIPQGAAVVASHWSLEMDDAVFRSPADFMPERWINDGDLPLAAFGFGKRICPGQALARNSLMLIVGRLLWAFDIQWKHGQSRKHDCDDTVQEGIFVKPGPFEVSLKVRDSSRRAIVTREWEGRNDDVNGILDTIGRQFSET; this is encoded by the exons ATGAATGGGCGAAATCGGCAAGAAAGCCAAGCCGGGCCACCGACGTCCAATAGTACACGCTCTTTTTGGCACCGCGAACCGTCTGGAAGGTTACTCGGCCACGTCACAACTGAAACCCTTCCGTcagcggccgaggtcgtcatCATTGGCAGTGGCATGACAGGCGCCTTTGCTGCCAGAGAACTTCTCGCCGCTGGTTTGCGTGTTGTCATGCTGGAGGCTCGAGAGGCCTGCTCGGGCGCTACAGGACGC AATGGAGGCCACTGCCAGCCGGGTGTCTGGGACAGCGCTCTCGAGGTGGCTCGCTTTGAACTGGCAACTTTTGACATGATTGAAAATCTCGTCAAGGACAATGGTATTGACTGCGATTGGCATGCTGTTGGCGGCGTACATGTCAtcctctcgccgcccgtcctcgaggccgcccgcGCCCAAATTGAACGGCTTCAGCAGTATGCTGACCTCCGTGACaaggccgtcctcgtcgtcgacaaggagCAACTTCGAAAGCTCCGGATTCACCAAGCCATTGCCGCCGTCTATCAGCCCAAGGCAGCTAAATGTTGGCCGTACAAGCTCATCTCCTGGCTGTTGGAGAAGCTTCTCGACGACTATGATGCCTCAACTTTTAACCTGCAAACCAACACCCCAGTGCTGCGACTCGAGAAGCCTCCTGGAAGTGCCTGGGTCCTACATACACAGCGGGGGGTGATCCGGGCGCGCCAAGTGCTTCTAGCCACCAACGGCTACACTTCACACCTGCTACCGGCCATGACTGGGCTCATATTGCCTGTGCGAGGGCAAGTTAGTGCTCTGGTCCCCCCCGTCAGGTCGACACCGCTCTCGCACAGCTATGTATGGCTCAATGGTGCGGACCACCAGTACCTGATCCAACAAGGATCTAGTGATTCTCATTCAAGTTGCAATGGAGACCAGTATCTCATCTTTGGTGGCGAAAGGCTGGTGGTGCCCGGGGGCGAAGTGGGAATCTCAAACGACAACGTCGTCGACCCCGTCATCGGCCAAGCACTTCGCAAAGGCCTCGATGGCATCGTCGAACTGCGTGACGGTGAGGAACGCAGCGAGTCGCACGCGGAGAATACGAAAGAGCTCCATGCATCCTACGAGTGGACGGGTATCATGGGATACTCGCGGGACAGCAGCCCCTGGGTTGGTCGAGTGCCCCCTTCGCTGTTGACCGAATTGGCCGTTGACAAAGAGAGCAACAGCGAAGGAGTTGCCGGAGGGCTCTGGATCAGCGCGGGGTATACGGGTCATGGGATGCCTGTTGCAGCCCGTTGCGGtgtcgccgtggccgagatgATGGTAGGCAAGGAGTGCCTCGTGCAGGCTGAGCTGCCTCCACAGTGGCGA AAAAATGCGTGGAAGAAGTTCCAGGAATGGCACCGCATTTACGGACCCGTCGTTCATCTTCGTCTTGGTCAAATTACCGTCATCCTCCTGGGAAGCCATGAGGTAGCCAGGGAGGTGCTGACAAAGCGGAGCACCATATACAGCTCACGTCCACGGCTGGTAGTAGCCGGTGATTGTATAGCCAAAGGCATGGATGCGGCCCTCCTGCCAGACGGGCCGAGATGGAAGAAATTTCGCGGCATTCAGACGTCCGTTCTCAACGCTCGGAAGACAAAGCTCTACCGACCGCTTCAGGAGCTTGAGAGCCTCCAGCTCTTGTTTAATCTTCTTTTCACCGACAACAACTTGGAGGCAGAGTTTGAACGATTCTCCTCGAGTCTCGTCTCAACCCTCCTCTATGGTCGGAGGTTCGTCAGCAGGTGCTCGCCTGAATTCCTCCAGCGCAAGAAGACTCTCGCAGCTGTTTTCCAATCCACCTTGCTAGGCTCCTGGCTCGTTGATAGCTTCCCATTTTTGCACTATTTGCCGCGGCCCCTGGCGAGGTGGAAGATGATGGGCGACGAGTTACACGAGCAGCAAACTCAGCTGTATGGAGAGTACTTCCACAACGCGTTGTCGACAAACAGCTGGAATTGGTGCAAGCAGACCGCTTCCAGCGATACGTCCGTGTCGGAGCGGGAGCTCAGCTTTGTTCTCGGCGACCTCTTCGGCGCCGGAACGCGTACGACGGCCGGGTCCCTAAGCGTTGCGGTCCTCGCGTGCGCCTCGTACCCGGAAACTATGCGGCGGTTACAGGAAGATATAGACACCCAGGTCGGCATTAACCGGTTACCGAACCTTGACGATCTCATTCCACTTGCATATCTACAGGCCTTCTGCCAGGAGGTGTTTCGTTGGCGGCCGGCAATTCCGGGGGGCGCCGCCCACTCGGCGCTCCGAGATGATGAATACCGGGGCTTCTTCATCCCCCAAGGCGCTGCCGTGGTTGCATCCCACTGGTCCCTAGAGATGGATGACGCAGTCTTCCGGTCCCCGGCAGACTTCATGCCGGAGAGGTGGATTAATGATGGCGACCTGCCCCTGGCCgccttcggcttcggcaaaAGAATCTGTCCGGGCCAAGCACTTGCGCGGAACTCGCTGATGCTTATCGTCGGGCGTCTTCTTTGGGCCTTTGACATTCAATGGAAGCACGGTCAGAGCAGGAAACACGATTGCGACGATACGGTGCAGGAAGGCATTTTCGTGAAGCCCGGTCCGTTCGAGGTGTCGCTCAAGGTGCGAGATTCATCTAGGAGGGCCATTGTGACACGCGAGTGGGAGGGACGTAATGACGATGTCAACGGCATCTTAGACACGATAGGTCGCCAGTTTTCTGAAACCTGA
- a CDS encoding benzoate 4-monooxygenase cytochrome P450 — protein MFAPAIISTQGRWFVLEDTSIPIVAVCAVVTLLLLVYRRLSRPLRGPLRHVPGPLLSKLSALPLCFYDLTYCRTDQIHQWHRRYGPVVCIAPNEISVATLEATKDVYGTTQRWAKSDYFDHFRGFNVRSVFATKPYREHGAKRRLTSTFYQATAIYNRPAIEQHVQERARAVLRQIQPGQEIDVYSLTDWYAFDIITYLALGPDQSTRSVDGVCAERQLLMELKHLQFAGPFRVRYPRLFSYASGLLGRLIPRLGHLLADEKLATWCRRRVVKAMKHPHSPGQHSLIGHLLEAPTRQGEKEAWLDDAYVAAEVLDNVNAAEATVAVTATYLIWRLTEHPWWQERIRSELNELPLQTDGSLSFAQVNSQVPSLEACLREVYRLHPASSGRAERIVPNGGRTLSGVHLPEGTIVTSSITSLHRDETLFPDPEGFHPERWLDVDEATFRRRDAQLIPFGHGGRVCLGKALATLEIKLLMARLFLHHEALMTPSTTEASMKQCSTHDAVPRALKCMIRFQVVGGKV, from the coding sequence ATGTTTGCCCCGGCCATCATCTCCACCCAGGGTCGCTGGTTCGTACTGGAAGACACTTCCAtacccatcgtcgccgtctgcgccgtcgtgactctcctgctgctcgtctACCGACGGCTCTCCCGCCCCCTTCGCGGGCCGCTGCGTCACGTTCCAGGTCCCTTGCTCTCCAAGCTATCCGCGCTGCCCCTGTGCTTCTACGATCTCACCTACTGCCGAACCGATCAGATCCACCAGTGGCATCGCCGGTACGGCCCCGTCGTTTGCATCGCCCCCAACGAGATCTCGGTGGCGACGCTCGAAGCGACCAAGGACGTGTACGGCACCACCCAGCGCTGGGCCAAGAGCGACTACTTTGACCACTTCAGGGGCTTCAACGTCCGTTCCGTCTTCGCCACCAAGCCCTACCGGGAGCATGGCGCCAAGCGGAGGTTGACGTCGACCTTTTACCAGGCCACGGCCATCTACAACCGGCCGGCCATCGAGCAGCACGTCCAGGAGCGCGCCCGCGCGGTCCTGCGACAGATCCAGCCCGGCCAGGAGATTGACGTCTACAGCCTCACGGACTGGTACGCGTTTGACATCATCACGTACTTGGCCCTCGGACCCGACCAGAGCACACGGTCCGTCGATGGCGTTTGCGCCGAAAGACAGCTCCTCATGGAACTGAAGCACCTGCAGTTTGCCGGTCCGTTCCGCGTTCGGTACCCGAGGCTCTTCAGCTAcgcctcgggcctcctcggccggctgaTCCCGCGTCTCGGCCACCTTCTGGCGGACGAGAAGCTCGCGACCTGGTGTCGACGGCgcgtcgtcaaggccatGAAACACCCTCACTCGCCCGGTCAACATTCACTCATAGGACATCTGCTGGAGGCTCCGACGAGGCAGGGTGAGAAGGAGGCCTGGCTCGATGACGCgtacgtcgccgccgaggttcTCGACAACGtcaacgccgccgaggccaccgtcgccgtgacGGCCACCTACCTCATCTGGAGGCTGACGGAGCACCCGTGGTGGCAGGAGAGAATACGATCGGAGCTGAACGAGCTGCCCCTGCAGACCGACGGGTCCCTCTCCTTCGCCCAAGTCAACAGCCaggtgccgtcgctcgaggCGTGCTTGCGGGAGGTCTATCGGCTCCACCCAGCCTCGAGCGGACGGGCGGAGCGCATCGTACCCAACGGAGGACGCACCCTGTCGGGCGTCCACCTCCCCGAGGGAACCATCGTCACGTCGTCCATCACGTCGCTGCACCGGGACGAGACCTTATTTCCGGACCCCGAAGGCTTCCACCCCGAGAGGTGGCtcgacgtggacgaggcaACCTTCAGGAGGCGCGACGCTCAGCTCATCCCCTTTGGCCACGGCGGGAGGGTATGCTTGGGCAAGGCGCTTGCGACGCTCGAGATCAAGCTCCTGATGGCGAGGTTGTTTCTACACCACGAGGCCCTCatgacgccatcgacgaccgaGGCGTCGATGAAGCAATGCAGCACCCACGACGCCGTGCCTCGGGCGCTGAAATGTATGATTCGCTTTCAGGTCGTCGGTGGGAAGGTGTGA
- a CDS encoding long-chain-fatty-acid--CoA ligase FAA2 yields MAAPRLSPADIKQLGQPPPPGSPYGVPVPNSERAGRSAVYRHFRFRDRPLLTTFDPDVRSTHDLFECAVRKRPGKNCLGARTWNPATKTWGDKFDWLTYAQVAERRKHFGAGIVEVHSRMGYTADKYGVGLWSQNRPEWQITDLALASQSLYTVSLYETLGPDTTEYIVNHAELVSIACSLPHIPTLLKLAPRLPNLKIIISLDPLDGGELEGHSKASVLNQLAAQHGITVYSMQEVEAIGASSGRPMRPAGWDDISTINYTSGTTGPPKGVILTHGNAVAASSSARLGGSVGHNDIHLSYLPLAHIYGRMIDQVALAEGASIGFFRGDILGLVDDMKILQPTGFISVPRLFNRFNSAIRTATLEAPGLRGALSRQVISTKKANMRAPPGQASNTHFLYDRIWTPKVKAAVGLTRAHAMISGSAQLDPDVQEFLRAAFANNFAQGFGMTETYAVGTLQMNGDFSLGNVGAPMGAVEVCLESVPDYEYSVDDKPNPRGEILVRGPSIFQKYYKNPDETQKTLEADGWFHTGDIAEVDSMGRFKIIDRKKNVLKLSHGEYISPERIENVYAGSTNLVAMGYVHGDAKESSLVAVFGVDPENFPPFASKVLKEDVPVGDADAIRKAAQNPKVKKAFLQVLDNIGRKHKFNSFEKVRNVHLDLEPFSIENELLTPTLKMKRPQAAKAFRAQIDRMYEEIAAEAAIGGAKL; encoded by the exons ATGGCCGCCCCCAGGCTCTCGCCCGCCGACATCAAGCAGCTcggccagccgccgccgcccggctCTCCCTATGGAGTCCCCGTCCCCAACTCGGAACGTGCCGGCCGCAGCGCCGTCTACAGGCACTTTCGCTTCCGGGACCGGCCTCTCCTGACGACGTTCGATCCCGACGTCCGCTCCACCCATGACCTCTTCGAGTGCGCCGTCCGCAAACGCCCCGGCAAGAACTGCCTTGGCGCTCGCACCTGGAATCCCGCGACGAAGACGTGGGGCGACAAGTTTGACTGGCTCACCTACGCCCAAGTTGCCGAGCGCCGAAAGCATTTtggcgccggcatcgtcgaggtccaCAGCCGCATGGGCTACACGGCGGACAAgtacggcgtcggcctctgGTCCCAGAACCGCCCCGAGTGGCAGATTACCG acctcgccctcgcctcccaGTCCCTCTACACCGTCTCCCTCTACGAGACGCTGGGCCCCGACACGACCGAGTACATCGTCAAccacgccgagctcgtctcCATCGCCTGCTCCTTGCCTCACATCCCGACGCTGCTCAAGCTCGCCCCGAGATTGCCCAACCTCAAGATCATCATCTCCCTCGAccccctcgacggcggcgagctcgaagGTCACTCCAAGGCCTCGGTCCTGAaccagctcgccgcccagcACGGCATCACCGTCTACTCCATGCAAgaggtcgaggccatcggcgccaGCTCCGGTCGCCCCATGCGCCCGGCCGGGTGGGACGACATCTCCACCATCAACTACACGTCCGGCACCACCGGCCCCCCCAAGGGTGTCATCCTGACGCACggcaacgccgtcgccgccagctcgtcggcccgtctcggcggcagcgtcggccacAACGACATTCACCTGTCCTACCTCCCCCTCGCCCACATCTACGGCCGCATGATCGACCaggtcgccctcgccgagggcgcctcCATCGGCTTCTTCCGCGGCgacatcctcggcctcgtcgacgacatgaaGATCCTCCAGCCCACCGGCTTCATCTCGGTGCCCCGCCTCTTCAACCGCTTCAACTCGGCCATTCGCACCGCCACCCTCGAGGCGCCCGGCCTCCGAGGCGCCCTCTCGAGGCAGGTCATCAGCACCAAAAAGGCCAACATGCGCGCCCCGCCCGGCCAGGCCTCCAACACGCACTTCCTCTACGACCGCATCTGGACCcccaaggtcaaggccgccgtcggcctcacCAGGGCCCACGCCATGATCAGCGGAAGCGCCCAGCTCGACCCGGACGTGCAGGAGTTCCTCCGCGCCGCCTTCGCCAACAACTTTGCCCAGGGCTTCGGCATGACGGAAACctacgccgtcggcaccctcCAGATGAACGGCGACTTTTCcctcggcaacgtcggcgcccccatgggcgccgtcgaggtctgCCTCGAGTCCGTCCCCGACTACGAGTACTCGGTCGACGACAAGCCCAACCCCCGCGGCGAGATCCTCGTCAGGGGCCCGAGCATCTTCCAAAAGTACTACAAGAACCCCGACGAGACGCAGaagacgctcgaggccgacggctggtTCCACACGGGCGAcatcgccgaggtcgacagCATGGGTCGCTTCAAGATCATCGACCGTAAGAAGAACGTGCTGAAGCTGTCGCATGGCGAGTACATCTCCCCCGAGCGCATCGAGAACGTCTACGCCGGCAGCACGaacctcgtcgccatgggctacgtccacggcgacgccaaggaatcgtccctcgtcgccgtcttcggcgTCGACCCGGAGAACTTCCCGCCCTTTGCGAGCAAGGTCCTCAAGGAGGAcgtccccgtcggcgacgccgacgccatcagGAAGGCCGCCCAGAACCCCAAGGTCAAGAAGGCCTTCCTCCAGGTCCTCGACAACATCGGCCGCAAGCACAAGTTCAACAGCTTCGAAAAGGTGCGCAACGTCCACCTCGACTTGGAGCCCTTTAGCATCGAGAACGAGCTCCTCACGCCGAC GCTGAAGATGAAGAGGCCGCAAGCCGCCAAGGCCTTCCGCGCTCAGATCGACCGCATGTACGAGGAGATtgctgccgaggcggccattGGCGGCGCCAAGCTGTGA